From the genome of Desulfovibrio sp. JY:
GCACCGCCGCCCGGGCCAGCTCCAGGGCCTGGGCATCGGTGAGGCTCGGTTCCCCGGCCCGCTCGCCGGCGGTTTCGGTGCGGCACACGCCCTCGCCGGGCAAACACACGAACACCTGGTCCTTGTCCCGGATATGGCGCTCGATAAGGCGCGGCGGATCGTCCCGGGAAACCACGAACTCGTCGGTCGCCACCGACCCGTCCACCACGGACTTGGGCAGGCCGAAGGCACTGTGGATATGGATGGCGTCGTCGCGAATATCGAGCGGATTGCGGGAATAGATCACCCCGCCGGAAGCGGCGTCGACCATGACCATGACTCCCACGCACATGGCCACGTCCTCGTCCGGAATGCCGCGGCTTAAGCGATAGGTCATGGCCTGCGGACTGTACTTGCTGGCCAGCACCTCCTTGTAGGAGGTGAGGATGTCGTCGCCGGAAACGTTGAGCTTGGAGGAAAACTGCCCGGCGAAGGTCTGCCCGGCCTCGTCCTCGCCCAGGGCGGAGCTACGCAGCGACACCGGCACCTCCCGGCCGAAGGGCGCGCACAGTTCCTTGTAGGCGCCCTCGATGGCCCGGGCCACGTCGTCCGGCACCTTGGCCTCGGTGATGGCGTTGCGGATGCGGGAGCTTAGGATCAGCAGGTTGGCCTGGTCGTCGGGACCGGCGGTCTGGAGCAGGCGGTTGACCTCGTCGACAAGGTCGTTTTCCTCCATCAGCCGGTGGTAGGCCCGGGCCGTGACCGCGAACCCCGGCGGCACGGGCAGCCCGGTGCGACGCACGATCTCGCCGAGCCCGGCCACCTTGCCGCCGACCGCGTCGGCCATGTGGCGACCGGCCTTGGCAAAAGGCACCACCAGCACCTCCGAGCCCTCGGGCGCGTTTTGCTGGAGACATTCGCCGATGCCGCGCTGGATCTCCTTGAGCCGCGCGTACAGGGCCGCGTACCTGTCCGGGGCGATGGCGTTTAAATGCTCGACCATCTTGTAGACGTTGACCGAAGCGGCCGTGGAATGGGCCCGGATAAAGGACATGCCGAAGGTGCGCCGGCCGTGCAGCGCCTCCTCCATCTCGGACATGATCTCCAGGGCTTTCTTGTTGGCCGTCAAAAGCAGCTTGAAGTGGTGGTAACGCCTCTTGAATTCGGCCTGGATCGCTTCCCCGGACGCACCTGAAGCGTCCTCCGGCTCCCCGCCGGAAAAAAGCCCTGCCAACGTGCGTTTTATCGTGCCGAACACGTCGCCCCCGCATGGCCGGATACCGGCCGGATTGGCATTTTTCGCTCCACAAAACATGTACCGTTTTGAAACAAGGTTGGCAACGCGCCTCGGCAAGGGGCAGGGAAGAGGCCTCCGGCGGCCAGGGGGAAACTTTTTGAAAAAAGTTTCCCCCTGGACCCCCTTCAAAAACTTTCTATTTGAAATGTAATTTACATCTATATGTATTTTACAGTAGAGTGTTGGAAACAGCACGGAGAACAGCATGACTACGGAAAAAACGAAGGGCTACCGCCATCTGCCCGCCTTCCTGCTCCTGGCCCTGGCCCACGGGCCGGGCCACGGCGCGGCCCTGCGCAGCCGCATGCAGGGCCTGCTGCCGGTGCGCGACACGGATTCCGGGGCCATCTACCGCACCCTGGCCACCCTTGAGGCCGACGGCGAAATCGTCGGGGAGTGGGATGTCAGCGGACGGGGGCCGGCCAAAAAAAACTATCGGCTGACCGAACGCGGTTGGGAGCGCCTGGAATTCTGGCGCGAGGACATCACCTACCGGGCGCGGCTTCTGGCCGCCTTTCTCGAAGACGCCGACGCCGTCCTGGCCGGACCGCGCGGGGAAGGAGACGAGCCATGTCAAAAGCCGTGACCGCGCCGCAGGAAAAAGGGCCGGACAGCCCCGGGACCTTGTTGTCGCTGCGCCCGCGCCAGGCGGTGTCCCTGGCCGCGATCATCGTGGCCGGGATTTTTCTGCTGACCGAAACCGCGGCCGGCGGTTCCTCCCTGGGCAAGGCCGCCACCGTCGTCGTGCTGGCCATCGGCCTGTGGACCACGGGCTGGCTGCCGGAATGGCTGACCGCCCTGGTCTTTTTCTCCCTTTGCATGATGGGCAAGGTGGCCCCGGCCGCCGACGTCTTTGCCGGGTTTTCCTCGTCCGCCACCTGGCTGGTCCTGGCCGGCGCGGTCATCGGCCTGGCCATACAACATACCGGGCTCGGCGACCGGCTGGCCTCCCGGCTGACCCCGTTCATCGGACGATCCTTCCCCAAGGCCGTGGTGGCCGTGTCGCTGTTCGGCCTGGCGCTGACCTTCGCCATGCCCTCGGCCATGGGCCGGGTCATGCTGGTGCTGCCGATCCTGACCGCCCTGGCCGACCAGCTCGGCTATCCCTACGGCAGCAAGGGTCGACGGGGCGTCATCCTGGCCGGCGTCTTCGGGACCTACCTGCCGGCCTTTGCCGTGCTGCCGGCCAATATCCCCAACACCGTCTTCATCGGCACCGTGGAAGCGGCCCTTGGCACCCCGCCCAATTACGGCCAGTACTTCCTGCTCCACTTCCCGGTGCTGGGGCTGTGCAAGGCCCTTATCCTTCTCCCGCTGCTGATCCGCCTGTACCGCGACACGCCACGCCTGCCCGAGGGCGACGCGAAGCGTCCCGCGACCAAGGCCTCTCCGGGGGAAATCCATCTGGGCGTGGTGCTCGCCATCGCGGTGGGACTTTGGGCAACAGACGGCTGGCACGGCATCCCGGCCGCCTGGATCGGCATGCTGGTGGCGATCTGGTGCCTTTTCCCGGGCAGCGGACTGATGGGAAAGAACCCGTTTTCCGCCTTGAAATTCGAGCCGATCATCTATGTCGCCGGCATCGTCAGCATGGGGGTCATCGCGGACCGCAGCGGCCTGGGCCGACAGGTCGCCGCCTGGGTCCTGTCCTTTCTGCCCCTGGAGCCAAACGCCCCGGGCCAGACCTTCGGCATCCTTTCGGGTCTGTCCACGCTGGTCGGCATGGTCGTGACCCTGCCCGGCGTGCCGCCGGTCATGACGTCCCTGCTGTCGCCCCTGGCCGGAGCCACCCACTGGCCGCCCCTGGCCGTGGCCATGACCCAGGTGCTCGGGTTTTCCACCGTCATCCTGCCCTACCAGGCACCACCGCTGGTCGTGGCCATCCAATCCGGCGGACTCGAGGCCAAGGACGTCGTGCGGCTGTGCCTGATCACGGCGGCCATCACCGTAGTCGCCCTATGGCCCCTCGACTTCCTCTGGTGGCGTCTGC
Proteins encoded in this window:
- a CDS encoding PadR family transcriptional regulator → MTTEKTKGYRHLPAFLLLALAHGPGHGAALRSRMQGLLPVRDTDSGAIYRTLATLEADGEIVGEWDVSGRGPAKKNYRLTERGWERLEFWREDITYRARLLAAFLEDADAVLAGPRGEGDEPCQKP
- a CDS encoding anion permease; this encodes MSKAVTAPQEKGPDSPGTLLSLRPRQAVSLAAIIVAGIFLLTETAAGGSSLGKAATVVVLAIGLWTTGWLPEWLTALVFFSLCMMGKVAPAADVFAGFSSSATWLVLAGAVIGLAIQHTGLGDRLASRLTPFIGRSFPKAVVAVSLFGLALTFAMPSAMGRVMLVLPILTALADQLGYPYGSKGRRGVILAGVFGTYLPAFAVLPANIPNTVFIGTVEAALGTPPNYGQYFLLHFPVLGLCKALILLPLLIRLYRDTPRLPEGDAKRPATKASPGEIHLGVVLAIAVGLWATDGWHGIPAAWIGMLVAIWCLFPGSGLMGKNPFSALKFEPIIYVAGIVSMGVIADRSGLGRQVAAWVLSFLPLEPNAPGQTFGILSGLSTLVGMVVTLPGVPPVMTSLLSPLAGATHWPPLAVAMTQVLGFSTVILPYQAPPLVVAIQSGGLEAKDVVRLCLITAAITVVALWPLDFLWWRLLGWIG